From a single Actinomycetes bacterium genomic region:
- the acs gene encoding acetate--CoA ligase, whose translation MSEETLSNLLHEARRFPPTPEFAAAANVDAGWYERADRDRPAFWAEQAGRLDWDEPWTEVLDWTNPPFAKWFVGGKLNVAVNCVDRHVAAGLGDRVAYHWEGEPGDRRTITYADLHRMVCQAANALTELGVRTGDRVAIYMPMLPETVVAMLACARLGAPHTVVFGGFSSEALRSRILDCGATAVITADGGYRRGSAFALKPQVDEALEDCPEVHHVLVVRRTGQDVSWTKDRDVWWHELVDAQPAVHDAEPMDAEHPLFVMYTSGTTAKPKGILHTSGGYLTQASFTHWEVFDLKAGSDVWWCAADIGWVTGHSYIVYGPLSNAATSVMYEGTPDTPTRDRWWQIVARYGVTLLYTAPTTIRTFMKWGPELPAAHDLSSLRLLGSVGEPINPEAYIWYRHHIGGDRTPVVDTWWQTETGAIMVSPLPGVTSGKPGAAMRPLPGIAADVVDDAGRSVPDGAGGYLVLEEPWPGMLRTIWGDDARYVETYWSRFPARYFAGDGAKKDADGDFWLLGRVDDVMLVSGHNISTTEVESALVSHPAVAEAAVVGASDPVTGQGIVAFVIVRSGVEHAEGDAFVQELRQHVSHEIGAIAKPRQIMVVAELPKTRSGKIMRRLLRDVAEHRELGDVTTLADPTVMGLIASGLDASGEE comes from the coding sequence ATGAGCGAGGAGACCCTGTCCAACCTGTTGCACGAGGCGCGCCGGTTCCCGCCGACTCCCGAGTTCGCCGCCGCCGCGAACGTCGACGCCGGCTGGTACGAGCGCGCCGACCGGGACCGCCCGGCGTTTTGGGCCGAGCAGGCGGGCCGGCTGGACTGGGACGAGCCGTGGACGGAGGTCCTGGACTGGACGAACCCGCCGTTCGCGAAGTGGTTCGTCGGCGGGAAGCTCAACGTCGCGGTGAACTGCGTCGACCGCCACGTCGCCGCCGGGCTCGGGGACCGCGTCGCCTACCACTGGGAGGGCGAGCCGGGCGACCGGCGCACCATCACCTACGCCGACCTGCACCGGATGGTCTGCCAAGCGGCGAACGCGCTGACCGAGCTCGGGGTCCGCACCGGCGACCGGGTCGCGATCTACATGCCCATGCTGCCCGAGACGGTGGTCGCCATGCTCGCCTGCGCCCGGCTCGGGGCGCCGCACACGGTCGTCTTCGGCGGGTTCTCCTCCGAGGCGCTGCGCAGCCGCATCCTCGACTGCGGTGCCACCGCGGTGATCACGGCGGACGGCGGGTACCGGCGCGGCTCCGCGTTCGCCCTCAAGCCGCAGGTGGACGAGGCGCTGGAGGACTGCCCCGAGGTCCACCACGTGCTCGTGGTACGGCGTACCGGCCAGGACGTCTCCTGGACCAAGGACCGCGACGTGTGGTGGCACGAGCTCGTGGATGCCCAGCCAGCCGTCCACGATGCGGAGCCGATGGACGCCGAGCACCCGCTGTTCGTCATGTACACCTCGGGCACCACCGCGAAGCCGAAGGGGATCCTGCACACCTCCGGCGGCTATCTCACGCAGGCCTCGTTCACCCACTGGGAGGTCTTCGACCTCAAGGCCGGGAGCGACGTCTGGTGGTGCGCCGCCGATATCGGATGGGTCACCGGGCACAGCTACATCGTGTACGGCCCGCTCTCCAACGCCGCCACCTCGGTGATGTACGAGGGCACCCCCGACACCCCGACCCGAGACCGGTGGTGGCAGATCGTCGCGCGGTACGGCGTCACGCTGCTCTACACCGCCCCGACGACGATCCGGACCTTCATGAAGTGGGGTCCGGAGCTGCCCGCTGCGCACGACCTGTCCTCGCTGCGCCTGCTCGGCAGCGTCGGCGAACCGATCAACCCGGAGGCCTACATCTGGTACCGCCACCACATCGGCGGTGACCGAACCCCGGTCGTGGACACGTGGTGGCAGACCGAGACCGGCGCCATCATGGTCAGCCCGCTGCCCGGAGTGACCTCGGGCAAGCCGGGCGCCGCGATGCGGCCGCTGCCGGGGATCGCGGCCGACGTCGTCGACGACGCTGGCCGCTCGGTTCCCGACGGGGCCGGCGGCTACCTCGTGCTCGAGGAGCCGTGGCCGGGCATGCTGCGCACGATCTGGGGGGACGACGCCCGCTACGTGGAGACGTACTGGTCTCGCTTCCCGGCCCGCTACTTCGCCGGCGACGGCGCGAAGAAGGACGCGGACGGCGACTTCTGGCTGCTGGGTCGCGTCGATGACGTCATGCTCGTCTCGGGCCACAACATCTCGACCACCGAGGTGGAGTCGGCGCTCGTGTCGCACCCGGCCGTCGCTGAGGCCGCCGTCGTCGGGGCGAGCGACCCGGTGACCGGCCAGGGGATCGTCGCCTTCGTCATCGTCCGCAGCGGCGTCGAGCACGCCGAGGGCGACGCCTTCGTCCAGGAGCTGCGTCAGCACGTCAGCCACGAGATCGGCGCCATCGCCAAGCCGCGCCAGATCATGGTGGTGGCCGAGCTGCCCAAGACCCGCTCCGGGAAGATCATGCGCCGGCTGCTGCGGGACGTCGCGGAGCATCGCGAGCTGGGCGACGTCACCACCCTCGCCGACCCCACGGTGATGGGACTGATCGCCTCGGGGCTCGACGCCTCGGGCGAGGAATGA
- the nhaA gene encoding Na+/H+ antiporter NhaA, with translation MAEQPQLPAPEPPEVARRDRPFVLEALRQETVGGLILGLATVVALVWANSPWQASYVAFRDHEVGPEVLGLHMSLQEWAADGLLCVFFFVAGLELKREVTVGSLARPAQAVLPIVAAVCGMTVPALIFLAVTAGDPRAERGWAVPTATDLAFCLAVLAVTGQAIPGSLRAFLLTLAVVDDFLAIILIAVLFSSGLQPWWLLWAVAGAAVYGLLQHRHVDAWPVLLAVAVAVWLCTQASGVHPTVMAVVLGLLTRVGPAPSPVERFEHALRPFSAGLAVPAFALLSVGIPLSLASLGSALTDRAAVGVIVARVLGKAIGVFGGAWLVVRFTRARLAPDLAWADLFALATLTGIGFTVPLLVSSEAYGVGTPRDRAVTAAVLVSALVAATLASVLLRRRHRHYAARGDGPA, from the coding sequence TTGGCCGAGCAACCGCAGCTGCCCGCACCCGAGCCGCCCGAGGTCGCCCGACGTGACCGCCCGTTCGTGCTCGAGGCGCTTCGTCAGGAGACCGTCGGCGGGCTGATCCTCGGTCTGGCCACCGTCGTCGCCCTGGTCTGGGCGAACTCGCCCTGGCAGGCCTCCTATGTGGCGTTTCGCGACCACGAGGTCGGTCCCGAGGTCCTCGGCCTGCACATGTCGCTCCAGGAGTGGGCGGCCGACGGGCTGCTGTGCGTGTTCTTCTTCGTCGCCGGTCTCGAGCTCAAGCGCGAGGTGACCGTGGGGTCCCTCGCCCGGCCCGCCCAGGCGGTGCTGCCGATCGTGGCCGCGGTCTGCGGCATGACGGTCCCGGCGCTGATCTTCCTCGCAGTGACCGCCGGCGACCCGCGGGCGGAGCGGGGCTGGGCCGTGCCCACCGCCACCGACCTCGCCTTCTGCCTCGCGGTGCTCGCCGTGACCGGCCAGGCGATCCCGGGCTCCCTGAGAGCCTTCCTGCTCACCCTCGCTGTCGTCGACGACTTCCTGGCCATCATCCTCATCGCCGTGCTCTTCTCCTCGGGGCTGCAGCCGTGGTGGCTGCTCTGGGCGGTGGCGGGCGCGGCGGTCTACGGCCTGCTCCAGCACCGTCACGTCGACGCCTGGCCCGTCCTGCTGGCGGTGGCGGTCGCGGTCTGGCTCTGCACGCAGGCCTCCGGGGTCCACCCCACCGTCATGGCCGTGGTCCTGGGGCTGCTCACCCGGGTAGGACCCGCCCCCTCACCCGTCGAGCGCTTCGAGCACGCCCTGCGGCCCTTCTCTGCCGGGCTGGCCGTGCCCGCGTTCGCGCTGCTCAGCGTCGGCATCCCGCTCTCGCTGGCCTCGCTGGGCTCGGCGCTGACCGACCGGGCCGCGGTCGGAGTGATCGTGGCCAGGGTGCTCGGCAAGGCCATCGGGGTCTTCGGGGGCGCGTGGCTGGTCGTCCGCTTCACCCGCGCCCGGCTCGCTCCGGACCTCGCCTGGGCGGACCTGTTCGCGCTGGCCACGCTGACCGGGATCGGCTTCACCGTACCGCTCCTGGTGAGCAGCGAGGCCTACGGCGTCGGCACCCCGCGCGACCGGGCCGTCACCGCAGCCGTGCTGGTCTCCGCCCTGGTCGCGGCCACCTTGGCGTCGGTCCTCCTCCGTCGACGGCACCGCCACTACGCCGCGCGGGGCGACGGTCCGGCATGA
- a CDS encoding phage holin family protein produces the protein MTTTSQPRLSELVASATKDVQTLIRGEIQLAKAEVTGAVKTAGTGIGLAVSALEVVLFAVLLFAFALAFGIDEALNWPLWSGFAIVGLLLVILAAVLGLLGLRKAKQVRGPEQTMLEANKTMEALADRSGKGYEAGLVDRDL, from the coding sequence ATGACCACGACCAGCCAGCCCCGCCTGTCGGAGCTCGTGGCGAGCGCCACGAAGGACGTCCAGACCCTCATCCGCGGCGAGATCCAGCTCGCCAAGGCGGAGGTCACCGGCGCGGTCAAGACCGCCGGCACCGGGATCGGCCTCGCGGTCAGCGCCCTCGAGGTCGTCCTCTTCGCCGTGCTGCTGTTCGCCTTCGCCCTCGCCTTCGGCATCGACGAGGCCCTCAACTGGCCGCTGTGGAGCGGGTTCGCGATCGTGGGCCTGCTGCTCGTCATCCTGGCGGCCGTCCTCGGCCTGCTTGGCCTGCGTAAGGCCAAGCAGGTGCGCGGACCCGAGCAGACGATGCTCGAGGCGAACAAGACCATGGAGGCGCTCGCCGACCGCTCCGGGAAGGGCTACGAGGCGGGCCTGGTCGACCGCGACCTCTGA